A single genomic interval of Mycobacterium sp. DL592 harbors:
- the pstS gene encoding phosphate ABC transporter substrate-binding protein PstS: MNLNRFGKAFFVTVSATAITGMALTACGSDNNAGKSSSTAASGSSASSADCGGKNALTAEGSTAQQNAIAVFNQVWGQKCPGKNLSYNPTGSGAGVTQFIAGQVDFAGSDSALSKDQPDAAAKRCGGNPAWNLPLVFGPVALAYNLPGVDKLVVNGDVLAKIFSGGITNWNDPAIAALNSGATLPDQKITPIYRSDSSGTTDNFQKYLTAAAPQSWTKGAGKEFQGGAGEGAQKSAGVIQAVQATPGSIGYVEKGFATQAGAAVAQIDTGSGPVQLTDDSAKKSIDAAKFKADGNDLVLDLNSIYATKEAGAYPLILATYEIVCSKGYDADTSAAVKSFLTVAANYGQDGLPAAGYVPLPDAFKQRLLTAVNAIQ, encoded by the coding sequence GTGAATCTGAACAGGTTTGGCAAGGCGTTCTTCGTGACGGTGTCAGCGACGGCCATCACCGGGATGGCGCTCACCGCATGCGGAAGCGACAACAACGCCGGGAAGTCCTCCTCGACCGCCGCGTCGGGATCGTCGGCCTCCTCCGCCGACTGTGGCGGCAAGAACGCGCTGACCGCCGAGGGCTCGACCGCCCAGCAGAACGCGATCGCGGTGTTCAACCAGGTCTGGGGCCAGAAGTGCCCGGGCAAGAACCTGTCCTACAACCCGACCGGCTCCGGCGCGGGTGTCACCCAGTTCATCGCCGGCCAGGTCGACTTCGCCGGCTCGGACTCGGCGCTGTCGAAGGATCAGCCGGATGCGGCCGCCAAGCGGTGCGGCGGAAACCCGGCGTGGAACCTGCCGCTGGTCTTCGGTCCGGTTGCGCTGGCCTACAACCTTCCCGGTGTCGACAAGCTCGTCGTCAACGGTGACGTGCTGGCCAAGATCTTCAGCGGTGGCATCACCAACTGGAACGACCCGGCCATCGCGGCTCTGAACTCCGGTGCGACCCTGCCGGACCAGAAGATCACCCCGATCTACCGGTCGGACTCCTCGGGTACCACCGACAACTTCCAGAAGTACCTGACCGCCGCCGCCCCGCAGAGCTGGACCAAGGGTGCGGGCAAGGAGTTCCAGGGTGGCGCCGGTGAGGGCGCGCAGAAGTCCGCCGGCGTGATCCAGGCCGTGCAGGCGACTCCGGGATCGATCGGCTATGTCGAGAAGGGCTTCGCCACCCAGGCCGGTGCTGCCGTGGCGCAGATCGACACCGGTTCGGGTCCGGTGCAACTGACCGACGACAGCGCGAAGAAGTCCATCGACGCCGCGAAGTTCAAGGCCGACGGCAACGACCTCGTGCTCGACCTGAATTCGATCTACGCCACCAAGGAGGCGGGCGCCTACCCGCTGATCCTGGCGACTTACGAGATCGTCTGCTCGAAGGGCTACGACGCCGACACCTCCGCCGCGGTGAAGTCGTTCCTCACGGTGGCCGCCAACTACGGCCAGGACGGCCTTCCGGCCGCCGGGTACGTGCCGCTGCCTGATGCCTTCAAGCAGCGTCTGCTGACCGCAGTCAACGCAATCCAGTAA
- the mshD gene encoding mycothiol synthase, which yields MTGPHWRTSLSAGDQHQVRELVDAATRADGVAPVGEQVLRELPHDRTGHLLATDGDDVIGYLNLAPGRDGAEAMGELVVHPRARRRGVGSALLGAATERTGGRIRYWAHGTLAAAKAVADAQGMTAVRELMQMRRALREVPDAVTPDGVTVRTYAGPADDPELLRVNNAAFAWHPEQGGWGEAEIDERRGEAWFDPQGVFLAFDDATGALLGFHWTKVHAEHPGLGEVYVVGVDPAAQGRGLGRTLTLVGIGHLARRLGGHDDPTVMLYVEADNTAAVKTYERLGFAVSNVDTAYAPASTAEIDGGDTDS from the coding sequence GTGACCGGACCGCATTGGCGGACCAGCCTGTCGGCGGGCGATCAACACCAGGTCCGCGAGCTCGTCGACGCCGCAACCCGAGCCGATGGCGTCGCCCCCGTCGGTGAGCAGGTGCTGCGCGAGTTGCCGCACGACCGCACTGGACACCTGCTGGCGACCGACGGCGACGACGTCATCGGATACCTCAACCTGGCCCCCGGCCGGGACGGCGCCGAGGCGATGGGGGAGCTGGTCGTGCACCCGCGGGCCCGTCGCCGCGGTGTCGGGTCGGCACTGCTCGGCGCGGCCACCGAACGCACCGGTGGGCGGATCCGCTACTGGGCGCACGGCACCCTGGCTGCGGCCAAGGCGGTGGCTGACGCACAGGGGATGACCGCGGTACGCGAGCTGATGCAGATGCGCCGCGCACTGCGTGAGGTGCCCGACGCCGTCACCCCCGACGGCGTCACCGTCCGCACCTACGCAGGCCCGGCCGACGATCCCGAATTGTTGCGGGTGAACAACGCCGCCTTCGCCTGGCATCCCGAGCAGGGCGGCTGGGGTGAGGCCGAGATCGACGAGCGCCGCGGCGAGGCCTGGTTCGACCCGCAGGGCGTGTTCCTGGCGTTCGACGACGCCACCGGAGCGCTACTGGGCTTCCACTGGACCAAAGTGCACGCCGAGCACCCGGGGCTCGGCGAGGTGTACGTCGTCGGAGTGGATCCGGCTGCGCAGGGACGCGGCTTGGGCCGCACGCTCACGCTGGTCGGGATCGGGCACCTGGCACGGCGGCTCGGCGGTCATGACGATCCGACGGTGATGCTCTACGTCGAGGCCGACAACACCGCGGCGGTGAAAACCTATGAGCGGCTCGGCTTCGCCGTGAGCAACGTCGACACCGCCTACGCACCGGCTTCGACCGCCGAAATTGACGGCGGCGACACCGACAGCTGA
- a CDS encoding DUF1416 domain-containing protein, giving the protein MCSAPKQGQTLPAGVDLEKETVITGRVVDGTGQTVGGAFVRLLDSSDEFTAEVVASATGDFRFFAAPGTWKVRALSKLGNGDVTVAPTGAGIHEVDIKVA; this is encoded by the coding sequence ATGTGCTCTGCACCCAAACAAGGACAGACCCTGCCCGCCGGTGTCGACCTGGAGAAGGAGACGGTGATCACCGGTCGCGTCGTCGACGGCACCGGGCAGACCGTGGGTGGCGCGTTCGTGCGTCTGCTGGACTCCAGCGACGAGTTCACCGCTGAGGTCGTCGCCTCGGCCACCGGTGACTTCCGGTTCTTCGCCGCTCCCGGCACCTGGAAGGTGCGGGCGCTGTCGAAGCTGGGCAACGGTGACGTCACCGTCGCCCCGACCGGCGCCGGCATCCACGAAGTCGACATCAAAGTCGCCTGA
- a CDS encoding FABP family protein: protein MTSDDIAGSGDRAVAAAAERARETAGRNIPVFDDLPVPADTANLRLGANLNDALLALLPLVGVWRGEGEGRGAQGDYRFGQQIIVSHDGGDYLNWEARSWRLDDDGGYHSPGLRETGYWRFVDDPDDPGESQAIELLLAHSAGYVELFYGQPRSQASWELVTDALARSKSGVLVGGAKRLYGIVENGDLAYVEERVDADGGLVPHLSARLTRHVG, encoded by the coding sequence GTGACCTCTGACGACATCGCCGGCAGCGGCGATCGTGCCGTCGCAGCGGCAGCCGAGCGCGCCCGAGAGACGGCCGGCCGCAACATTCCGGTATTCGACGACCTTCCGGTACCTGCCGATACCGCTAATCTGCGGCTGGGCGCCAACCTGAACGACGCGCTGCTCGCGCTGCTGCCCCTGGTCGGGGTGTGGCGTGGCGAGGGCGAGGGCCGCGGCGCCCAGGGCGACTACCGGTTCGGCCAGCAGATCATCGTCTCCCATGACGGCGGCGACTACCTGAACTGGGAAGCCCGCTCGTGGCGGCTGGATGACGACGGCGGCTACCACTCCCCCGGCCTGCGCGAGACCGGCTACTGGCGCTTCGTCGACGACCCCGACGACCCCGGTGAGTCGCAAGCCATCGAACTGCTGCTGGCCCACTCGGCCGGGTACGTCGAACTGTTCTACGGTCAGCCCCGCAGCCAAGCGTCGTGGGAGCTGGTCACCGACGCGTTGGCACGCAGCAAGTCCGGCGTTCTGGTCGGCGGCGCCAAGCGGCTCTACGGCATCGTCGAGAACGGTGATCTGGCCTACGTGGAGGAAAGGGTCGACGCCGACGGCGGACTGGTGCCCCATCTGTCCGCACGACTCACGCGGCACGTCGGCTGA
- the lmeA gene encoding mannan chain length control protein LmeA, with protein sequence MRKLLIALGTALLAVLVGAVGADFGATIYAEYRLARTVRSVAGLSFDPSVAILGFPFIRQAMRHHYDEIEIKANGVDHAVTGKASVEATMHDIDLTDASWLIRPDADLSVGKLESRIIIDSSHMGRFIGMKDLMVEAPSKETNDATGGTTESGISGNKGLVFTGTPKKAGFDKTVSVSVDLSIAGAEQTTLVFTATGLQMGPGTADQDVPEDKKAAVLAAFSGSLPGQRLPFGVRPTTEGARGSDIIIEGITEGVTIRLDGFTQP encoded by the coding sequence GTGCGGAAGCTGCTGATTGCCCTGGGCACCGCCCTCCTGGCGGTGCTCGTCGGAGCGGTCGGTGCCGATTTCGGGGCGACGATCTATGCCGAGTATCGGCTGGCCAGGACCGTTCGCAGCGTCGCGGGACTGTCCTTTGACCCGTCGGTGGCGATTCTGGGTTTCCCGTTCATCCGCCAGGCCATGCGGCACCATTACGACGAGATCGAGATCAAGGCCAACGGGGTGGACCACGCCGTCACGGGCAAGGCTTCCGTGGAAGCGACCATGCATGACATCGACCTCACCGACGCCTCCTGGCTGATCAGGCCGGACGCCGATCTCTCGGTCGGCAAGCTGGAGAGCCGGATCATCATCGACTCCTCCCATATGGGCCGCTTCATCGGCATGAAGGACCTGATGGTGGAGGCGCCGTCGAAAGAGACCAACGACGCCACCGGCGGCACCACCGAGTCGGGCATCTCGGGCAACAAAGGCCTGGTGTTCACCGGAACCCCCAAGAAGGCCGGATTCGACAAGACGGTCAGCGTGAGCGTCGACCTGTCCATCGCCGGCGCCGAGCAGACCACGTTGGTGTTTACCGCGACGGGCCTGCAGATGGGGCCCGGCACCGCCGACCAGGACGTCCCGGAGGACAAGAAGGCCGCCGTGCTGGCGGCGTTCAGCGGCAGTCTGCCCGGCCAGAGGCTCCCGTTCGGGGTTCGCCCCACTACCGAAGGCGCCCGTGGATCGGACATCATCATCGAAGGCATCACCGAGGGAGTAACGATCCGCCTCGACGGGTTCACACAACCATGA
- the pstC gene encoding phosphate ABC transporter permease subunit PstC — translation MERSVSDGVDVTTPNPADAGSGEVVAAPIPEKPAVPTDPSGHSKVRPGDAIFRGLSEGSGVLIIVMIAAIGFFLVWRAVPALQRNEVNFFTYGGNWITTDTSKMTFGIFDLIQVTVFVSLFALVLAMPVALGIAIFLTQYAPRRVAGPLGYMVDLLAAVPSIIYGVWGIYVLAPVLKPVALWLNGNLGWLFLFQTGNASVAGGGTIFTAGIVLAVMILPIITAVAREVFVQTPRGQIEAALALGATRWEVVRTTVLPFGLSGYISGAMLGLGRALGETIALLIILRGTQKAFGWSLFDAGYTFASKIASAASEFNDQYKAGAYIAAGLVLFILTFVVNSLARAAVAGRGAR, via the coding sequence ATGGAGAGATCAGTGAGCGATGGGGTAGACGTGACGACGCCTAATCCGGCAGATGCGGGTTCGGGTGAAGTTGTCGCGGCGCCGATACCCGAGAAGCCTGCGGTGCCGACGGACCCGTCGGGTCATTCCAAGGTGCGGCCCGGGGATGCGATCTTCCGGGGCCTCTCGGAGGGCTCGGGCGTCCTGATCATCGTCATGATCGCCGCGATCGGCTTCTTCCTCGTCTGGCGTGCGGTGCCGGCGTTGCAACGCAACGAGGTGAACTTCTTCACCTACGGCGGGAACTGGATCACCACTGACACGTCGAAGATGACCTTCGGCATCTTCGACCTCATCCAGGTCACGGTTTTCGTCTCGCTGTTCGCCCTCGTCCTGGCCATGCCCGTCGCGTTGGGTATTGCGATCTTCTTGACGCAGTACGCACCGCGCCGGGTGGCCGGGCCGCTGGGCTACATGGTGGATTTGCTCGCCGCGGTGCCGTCGATCATCTACGGCGTCTGGGGCATCTACGTGCTGGCCCCGGTGCTCAAGCCGGTGGCGCTGTGGCTGAACGGAAATCTCGGCTGGCTCTTCCTGTTCCAGACGGGCAACGCCTCGGTGGCCGGCGGTGGAACCATCTTCACCGCAGGCATCGTGCTGGCGGTGATGATCCTGCCGATCATCACCGCTGTCGCCCGGGAGGTGTTCGTCCAAACACCTCGCGGCCAGATCGAGGCGGCGCTGGCTCTGGGCGCCACTCGCTGGGAAGTTGTACGGACGACGGTGCTTCCGTTCGGCCTGTCCGGATACATCTCCGGAGCGATGCTCGGCCTCGGCCGCGCACTCGGTGAAACGATCGCACTGCTGATCATCCTGCGCGGCACGCAAAAGGCATTCGGCTGGTCGCTGTTCGACGCGGGTTACACCTTCGCCAGCAAGATCGCCTCGGCCGCTTCGGAATTCAACGACCAGTACAAGGCCGGTGCGTATATCGCGGCAGGCCTGGTGCTGTTCATCCTGACGTTCGTCGTCAACTCGCTGGCCCGCGCCGCGGTTGCCGGAAGGGGTGCCCGATGA
- a CDS encoding Ms5788A family Cys-rich leader peptide: protein MLTKRRAVDLCRVAGCCCCCCSC from the coding sequence ATGCTCACCAAGCGCCGCGCAGTGGATCTGTGCCGCGTCGCGGGTTGTTGCTGTTGTTGTTGTAGCTGCTGA
- a CDS encoding amino acid ABC transporter ATP-binding protein: MTEVLSVRGLVKSYGDRNVLDGVDLDVAEHQVVVLIGASGSGKSTLLRCVDLLEDIDEGQIFLDGRDISDPRVDADAARRPIGMVFQSFNLFPHMKVLDNVTLAPRVVHGRDRREAQERGRELLARVGLADKADAYPDKLSGGQQQRVAIARALAYDPRLLLLDEITSALDPELVGEVLDLVGELATSGRTIVMATHEMGFARQVAHTVCFLDGGKIIESGSAEQVLTNPQQERTQQFLRRVTSIRGD, translated from the coding sequence GTGACCGAGGTCTTGTCGGTTCGGGGCCTGGTCAAGAGCTACGGCGATCGCAACGTCCTCGACGGCGTCGATCTCGACGTCGCCGAGCACCAGGTGGTGGTCCTCATCGGCGCGTCGGGATCGGGTAAGTCGACGCTGTTGCGATGCGTGGATCTGCTCGAAGACATCGACGAGGGCCAGATCTTCCTCGACGGGCGCGACATCAGTGACCCGCGCGTCGACGCCGACGCCGCCCGCCGGCCCATCGGCATGGTGTTCCAGTCGTTCAACCTGTTCCCGCACATGAAGGTGCTCGACAACGTCACGCTGGCGCCCCGGGTCGTGCACGGACGTGATCGGCGGGAAGCGCAGGAGCGCGGACGCGAACTGCTCGCCCGGGTTGGCTTGGCGGACAAGGCCGACGCCTACCCGGACAAGCTGTCCGGCGGCCAGCAGCAGCGGGTGGCGATCGCGCGCGCACTGGCCTACGACCCCCGGCTGCTCCTCCTCGACGAGATCACCAGTGCCCTGGATCCCGAACTCGTCGGCGAGGTGCTCGATCTGGTAGGGGAACTGGCTACCTCCGGGCGCACCATCGTCATGGCCACCCACGAGATGGGGTTCGCGCGGCAGGTGGCCCACACCGTATGCTTCCTCGACGGCGGCAAGATCATCGAATCTGGTTCTGCTGAACAGGTTTTGACCAACCCGCAGCAGGAACGGACCCAGCAGTTCCTACGCCGGGTCACCAGTATCCGCGGCGATTAG
- a CDS encoding DUF4395 domain-containing protein, translating to MSTTTNTNTGPAQVDVRGPRFAAWVTTAVLIAVLVVSAVSSVAAAILLGLQAVVFAIGAVGGPRNHPYGRIFATLVAPRLSPVTEREPVPPLKFAQLVGLVFAVAGVAGFALGVPLLGVIATAFALFAAFLNAAFGICLGCQLYPLVARLRRVPA from the coding sequence ATGTCGACCACGACAAACACCAACACCGGCCCCGCCCAGGTGGACGTCCGCGGCCCCCGGTTCGCGGCGTGGGTGACCACCGCCGTTCTCATCGCGGTACTCGTCGTGTCGGCGGTAAGCTCCGTCGCCGCGGCGATCCTGCTCGGCCTCCAGGCCGTCGTGTTCGCCATCGGAGCGGTGGGCGGCCCGCGTAATCATCCCTACGGGCGGATCTTCGCCACGCTAGTGGCGCCCCGGCTCAGTCCGGTCACCGAGCGGGAACCGGTGCCGCCCTTGAAGTTCGCCCAACTCGTGGGACTCGTGTTCGCCGTTGCCGGGGTCGCCGGCTTCGCCCTCGGGGTTCCCCTGCTCGGTGTGATCGCCACTGCCTTCGCACTTTTCGCCGCGTTCCTCAACGCGGCGTTCGGCATCTGCCTGGGCTGCCAGCTCTACCCGCTGGTGGCCAGACTGCGCCGCGTTCCCGCATAA
- a CDS encoding sulfurtransferase produces the protein MARSDVLVSADWAESNLDTPKVVFVEVDEDASAYDTGHIAGAVKLDWKQDLQDPVKRDFVDAQQFSKLLSDRGIANDDTVVLYGGNNNWFAAYAYWYFKLYGHEDVKLLDGGRKKWELDGRPLSADAVQRPATSYSAKAPDNNIRAFREEVIAAIGTKNLVDVRSPDEFSGKILAPAHLPQEQSQRPGHIPGAINVPWSKAANEDGTFKSDEDLAKLYAEAGLDGEKETIAYCRIGERSSHTWFVLQELLGHKNVKNYDGSWTEYGSLVGAPIELGN, from the coding sequence ATGGCTCGCTCCGACGTCCTGGTCTCCGCCGACTGGGCCGAGAGCAATCTCGATACCCCCAAGGTCGTCTTCGTCGAGGTCGACGAAGACGCCAGCGCCTACGACACCGGGCATATCGCCGGTGCGGTCAAGCTGGACTGGAAGCAGGATCTCCAGGATCCGGTCAAGCGCGATTTCGTTGACGCCCAGCAGTTTTCGAAGCTGCTGAGCGATCGTGGCATCGCCAATGACGACACCGTCGTGCTCTACGGTGGCAACAACAACTGGTTCGCCGCGTACGCCTACTGGTACTTCAAGCTCTACGGCCACGAGGACGTCAAGCTGCTCGACGGCGGACGCAAGAAGTGGGAGCTCGACGGTCGGCCGCTGTCGGCCGATGCAGTCCAGCGCCCCGCCACCAGCTACTCGGCCAAGGCGCCCGACAACAACATTCGCGCTTTCCGTGAGGAAGTGATCGCGGCGATCGGCACGAAGAACCTCGTCGACGTCCGCTCCCCTGACGAGTTCTCGGGCAAGATCCTGGCCCCGGCTCACCTGCCGCAAGAACAGAGCCAGCGCCCCGGCCACATCCCCGGCGCCATCAACGTGCCGTGGAGCAAGGCCGCCAACGAGGACGGCACGTTCAAGTCCGACGAGGACCTGGCCAAGCTCTACGCCGAGGCCGGCCTGGACGGCGAGAAGGAGACCATCGCCTACTGCCGCATCGGTGAGCGCTCGTCGCACACCTGGTTCGTGCTGCAGGAACTGTTGGGACACAAGAACGTCAAGAATTACGACGGCAGTTGGACGGAATACGGCTCCCTCGTTGGGGCCCCAATCGAGTTGGGAAATTGA
- the pstA gene encoding phosphate ABC transporter permease PstA: protein MTSTLDRPVKAPTFQGVSVRRKAVNNTATALVSLSVLVAVVPLLWVLYAVISKGYKVILDSTWWSNSQQGMTAFMAGGGVYHALVGTVLQGLVCAVISIPIGVFTGIYLVEYGGGTKLGKITTFMVDILTGVPSIVAALFIYALWVATLGFPRSGFAVSLALVLLMIPVIVRSTEEMLRIVPMDLREASYALGVPKWKTIARIVIPTALSGIVTGIMLALARVMGETAPLLILVGYSQAMNFDMFNGFMGSLPGMMYDQTSAGAGANPVPTDRLWGAALTLVILIAVLNIGARFISKFFSPKKV, encoded by the coding sequence ATGACCTCGACGCTGGACCGACCGGTCAAGGCGCCCACGTTCCAGGGCGTGAGTGTGCGCCGCAAGGCGGTGAACAACACCGCCACGGCGCTGGTTTCCCTCTCGGTTCTTGTCGCGGTGGTGCCGCTGCTGTGGGTGCTGTACGCGGTGATATCCAAGGGCTACAAGGTCATCCTCGACAGCACCTGGTGGTCCAACTCGCAGCAGGGGATGACGGCGTTCATGGCGGGCGGCGGCGTCTACCACGCGCTGGTCGGCACCGTGTTGCAGGGACTGGTCTGCGCTGTCATCTCGATCCCGATCGGCGTGTTCACTGGTATCTATCTGGTCGAATACGGCGGCGGCACCAAGCTGGGCAAGATCACCACATTCATGGTGGACATCCTCACGGGTGTGCCCTCGATCGTGGCGGCGCTGTTCATCTACGCACTGTGGGTGGCGACGCTCGGTTTCCCGCGCTCCGGCTTCGCGGTGTCGCTGGCGCTGGTGTTGCTGATGATCCCGGTGATCGTCCGCTCCACCGAGGAGATGCTGCGCATCGTGCCGATGGATCTGCGCGAGGCCAGCTACGCCCTGGGCGTACCGAAGTGGAAAACCATTGCGCGCATTGTCATTCCGACGGCTTTGTCGGGCATCGTCACCGGCATCATGCTGGCATTGGCCCGCGTGATGGGCGAGACCGCACCGCTGCTGATCCTCGTCGGCTACTCGCAGGCCATGAACTTCGACATGTTCAACGGCTTCATGGGCTCGCTGCCCGGCATGATGTACGACCAGACCTCGGCCGGCGCCGGCGCCAATCCCGTTCCCACTGATCGGCTCTGGGGTGCCGCACTGACGCTGGTCATCCTGATCGCGGTGCTCAACATCGGCGCGCGTTTCATCTCAAAGTTCTTCTCTCCCAAGAAGGTGTAG
- a CDS encoding response regulator transcription factor has protein sequence MLDLLLLTVDPHPESVLPSLALLAHTVRSAPTEVSSLLEAGSADVAIVDARTDLAAARGLCRLLGTTGTSVPVVAVVNEGGLVAVNVDWGLDEILLPSTGPAEIDARLRLLVGRRGGAASQESAGKVSLGELVIDEGTYTARLRGRPLDLTYKEFELLKYLAQHAGRVFTRAQLLQEVWGYDFFGGTRTVDVHVRRLRAKLGPEYESLIGTVRNVGYKAVRPARGRPAAVESDYIEDDDDGLDGDDVVDSVREALHPLRSQ, from the coding sequence CTGTTGGACCTGCTGCTTCTGACCGTCGACCCGCATCCGGAGTCGGTGCTGCCCTCCTTGGCGCTGCTCGCGCACACCGTTCGGTCGGCCCCGACGGAGGTTTCCTCGCTGCTGGAGGCAGGCAGTGCGGACGTCGCCATCGTCGACGCACGCACCGATCTGGCCGCCGCCCGGGGACTGTGCCGGCTGCTCGGCACCACGGGCACGTCTGTCCCGGTGGTGGCCGTGGTCAACGAGGGCGGCCTGGTCGCGGTCAACGTCGACTGGGGCCTGGACGAGATCCTGCTGCCCAGCACCGGGCCCGCCGAAATCGACGCGCGCCTTCGCCTGCTTGTCGGCCGGCGCGGCGGCGCCGCCAGCCAGGAGAGCGCGGGCAAGGTCAGCCTCGGGGAACTTGTCATCGACGAAGGCACCTATACCGCGCGGCTGCGCGGGCGGCCGCTAGACCTCACCTACAAGGAATTCGAACTCCTCAAGTACCTCGCACAGCACGCCGGACGGGTGTTCACCCGGGCGCAGCTGCTGCAGGAGGTGTGGGGGTACGACTTCTTCGGCGGCACCCGCACCGTCGACGTCCACGTCCGGCGGCTGCGCGCCAAGCTGGGCCCGGAATACGAATCGCTGATCGGAACGGTCCGCAACGTCGGCTACAAGGCCGTTCGTCCCGCCCGCGGCCGGCCGGCCGCCGTGGAGTCCGACTACATCGAGGACGACGACGACGGCCTCGACGGCGACGATGTGGTGGACTCCGTGCGCGAGGCCCTGCACCCACTGCGCAGTCAGTGA
- a CDS encoding thioredoxin family protein, with protein MTSSLVIAVAAIAAALGVAAIAGVLHNRRSGVLRHSADPDDIDTSDLGLSRTGPTIVHFSAVWCGPCAGVRRVVNQVSAEMRDVAHVEIDMDANPAAARKLSVLSLPTTFIFDAEGRQRYRTSGVPKVADLRSALEPLLA; from the coding sequence ATGACCTCTTCACTAGTAATCGCGGTCGCGGCCATCGCCGCCGCACTGGGCGTCGCCGCCATCGCAGGCGTGCTGCACAACCGCCGCTCCGGCGTGCTGCGCCACAGCGCCGACCCGGACGACATCGACACCAGCGACCTGGGCCTGTCGCGCACCGGGCCTACCATCGTGCACTTCAGCGCGGTGTGGTGCGGCCCGTGCGCCGGGGTTCGCCGGGTGGTCAACCAGGTCAGCGCCGAGATGCGTGACGTAGCTCACGTCGAGATCGACATGGACGCCAACCCGGCTGCCGCACGCAAGCTTTCGGTGCTGTCACTGCCGACGACGTTCATCTTCGACGCCGAGGGTCGTCAGCGGTACCGCACATCGGGGGTGCCGAAGGTGGCTGACCTGCGGTCGGCCCTCGAGCCTCTATTGGCCTAA
- a CDS encoding amino acid ABC transporter permease codes for MAGRSRQRAGTEVTILAVERQAYRRSRARRSTLVALVSTVVFATVAAFAAMSSPGWPRVRESFFNFRVGWDSLPAVLDGLWLNVRVLVVCQILILAFGLGLAAVRTLRGPVWFPVRALATGYVDLFRGLPLIICLYLVGFGLPGLRLAGIPNNPVLLGGLALVLVYSAYVAEVFRAGIESVHPSQLAAARSLGLNYRKTMRLVVLPQAARRVTPALLNDFVALQKDCGLISVLGAVDAVRAAQIQVATSYNFTPYVVAGLLFVALAVPSARLADWASRRAATRQGAL; via the coding sequence GTGGCTGGCCGAAGCCGGCAGCGCGCCGGTACTGAAGTGACCATCCTGGCCGTCGAGCGCCAGGCGTATCGGCGGTCGAGGGCACGACGGTCCACGCTGGTCGCCCTGGTCTCCACCGTGGTGTTCGCCACGGTGGCCGCATTCGCCGCCATGTCCTCGCCGGGCTGGCCGCGGGTGCGGGAGTCCTTCTTCAACTTCCGGGTGGGCTGGGACAGCCTGCCCGCCGTGCTCGACGGTCTGTGGCTCAACGTCCGCGTGCTGGTGGTGTGCCAGATCCTGATCCTGGCCTTCGGGCTGGGCCTGGCGGCGGTGCGCACCCTGCGCGGGCCGGTGTGGTTCCCGGTGCGCGCACTGGCCACCGGCTACGTCGACCTGTTCCGGGGACTGCCCCTGATCATCTGCCTCTATCTCGTCGGGTTCGGACTTCCCGGTCTGCGACTGGCCGGAATACCCAACAACCCGGTGTTGCTGGGCGGTCTGGCGCTCGTTTTGGTGTACTCCGCCTATGTCGCCGAAGTGTTCCGCGCCGGCATCGAGTCGGTCCACCCGTCGCAGCTGGCGGCCGCCAGATCGTTGGGCCTGAACTATCGCAAGACGATGCGCCTGGTGGTCCTGCCTCAGGCGGCGCGGCGGGTCACTCCGGCCCTGCTCAACGATTTCGTTGCGCTGCAAAAGGATTGCGGCCTCATCTCGGTGCTGGGCGCGGTCGATGCGGTCCGTGCCGCGCAGATCCAGGTGGCCACGAGTTACAACTTCACGCCGTATGTGGTGGCCGGATTGCTCTTCGTCGCCCTGGCGGTACCGTCGGCCAGGCTGGCCGACTGGGCGTCGCGGCGTGCCGCCACCCGCCAGGGCGCGCTGTGA